The Gemmatimonadota bacterium genome contains the following window.
AAATCGTGAAATTTGTAATTGACGACGAACTCTGCGTCGCCTGTTTGGCGTGCGCGCGGGTCTGCCCGACGAATGCGGTCGCGGTAGCCCCCGATTCGTCGTGGGTGCGGGTCATGGACGAGGCCTGTATTCACTGCGGGCTCTGCGTGCCGGAGTGCCCCCATGGCGCCATCGATGTCGGGGGCGAGTTGGGCCAGGCGGTGGCCATCGCCGCCGAGGGCACCGAGGCGATCATCGTCGACACCGAATGCGCGGCGCATTTCTACCCGGCCACCCCGGAGCAGGTGGTCAACGCCTGTTATGCGGCGGGGTTCCGGGTGGTGTCGCGCGGGGTCATTGGCGACGAGTTGGTGGCGTCGGAATATCTCCGGCTGTGGCGGACCGAGGCCTGGGGCACGATGATCCGGTCCACCGATCCGGTGGTGGTGGAGATGGTGCGGGCCGAGTATCCGGAGTTGGTGCCGTATCTGGCGCCGGTGGCGACGCCGGCGGTGGCGGAGGCCCGGTATCTTCAATCGGCGTATCCGGACGGACTCAAGGTCGTGTATGCCGGACTCACGCCGTCGACCGGAGCGGAGATCACCGCGGCCATCACGTTCCGGGATCTCGGTGAGTTGTTCCAGGCGCGGGGGGTCACCCTCCATTCTCAGCCGCTGGTGTTTACCCGGGTGCCGCAGGAGCGGCGGCGGCATGTGAGCGTGGCCGGCGGGCTTCCGATCGCGTTGTTGGAGGAGGCCAAGCATTCGAGCCGCCGGTTCCAGAAGGTCCGGGGGTTGGCGGGTCTCAAGGCCATTTCGCGGGCGCTGGTGGTGGACCGGATCGATCTCGGCTTCATCGACATGCTCTCCTACGAGGGGGCGCTCGATCATCCGTTGTCGGGGCCGCGCGACCAGCTCTATTGGCGGCGGGCGGTGGTCCAGAGCACCGAGCCGCCCCGGAGCCGGGTGCCGGTGGTGGAGCCCGGGGTGGTGGCCAGCGTCGGGGCGGTGTTCGATATCCGGCCCCGGCGGGCCGCGGCTGAGCCCGAGGCGGTGGAACAGGTCATGGAGGCCATTGGCCTCGGCCCGAACGGGAGACCGTGGGATTGCCGGGCATGCGGCTATAATTCCTGCCGGGAGTTCGCCGAGGCGGCTGCGTTAGGCCGGGCGTCGCTCCGCCAGTGCTCGCCGTACCAGGAACGCCAGGCCGAGGAAGCGCAGCGGGCCGCCGCCACCGACATGTTGACGGGGCTGGCCACGTTCCGGGTGTTGCGGGACCGGGTGACCCATGAGGTCGAGCGGAGCAAGCGGAGCGGCGACCGGTTTACGGTGTTGTTCCTTGACTTGGACCGGTTGAAAGAGGTCAACGACAAGTTTGGGCATGAGGCTGGGAACGACCTGTTGAAGGCGGTGTCGCAGGAGATCCGGGCGGCGGTGCGGGCTTCGGACTTGGCGGCGCGGTACGGGGGTGACGAGTTCGTGGTGATTTTGACCCGGACCGACTTGAGCGGGGCGGAGCGGGTGGCAGAGGCGCTTCGGATCGGGGTCGAGAGTGTCGGGCGCCGGTTGGGCTATGCGGAGGGGCAGGTGACGGTGAGTGTCGGGATCGCGGAGTATGCTCCGGACCGTCCGTCGAGCGGGGATTTGTTGGAGAACGCGGACCGGGCGCTCTATCGGGCGAAGGCATCGGGCCGTAACACGGTGGCGTGACAAGGACGGTAACAGTGAGCGGACCGAATCCCATGCGTCAGTCGGAGCCCCCGGTCAAGCCGGCGGCCGACATCATGCCGGACCCCTGGGGGGCTCGGCGGGCGGAGAACCTGCTCACGACCTTGGAGGGTATCCTCTCGGCGCGGTTGGTCACGACGCCGTTAGGCGAGGTCAGCGAGATCCATGTCCTGGCGCAGGCCGGGTTGCAGCCGAAGCAGTTGGTCCGGAACATCGAGTCGGCGTTGTTGGCCCATTTGGGGTTGAAGGTCGATCACCGGAAGATCAGCATTGCCCAGACGGCGGAGGGCAAACCGTTGGAG
Protein-coding sequences here:
- a CDS encoding diguanylate cyclase is translated as MKFVIDDELCVACLACARVCPTNAVAVAPDSSWVRVMDEACIHCGLCVPECPHGAIDVGGELGQAVAIAAEGTEAIIVDTECAAHFYPATPEQVVNACYAAGFRVVSRGVIGDELVASEYLRLWRTEAWGTMIRSTDPVVVEMVRAEYPELVPYLAPVATPAVAEARYLQSAYPDGLKVVYAGLTPSTGAEITAAITFRDLGELFQARGVTLHSQPLVFTRVPQERRRHVSVAGGLPIALLEEAKHSSRRFQKVRGLAGLKAISRALVVDRIDLGFIDMLSYEGALDHPLSGPRDQLYWRRAVVQSTEPPRSRVPVVEPGVVASVGAVFDIRPRRAAAEPEAVEQVMEAIGLGPNGRPWDCRACGYNSCREFAEAAALGRASLRQCSPYQERQAEEAQRAAATDMLTGLATFRVLRDRVTHEVERSKRSGDRFTVLFLDLDRLKEVNDKFGHEAGNDLLKAVSQEIRAAVRASDLAARYGGDEFVVILTRTDLSGAERVAEALRIGVESVGRRLGYAEGQVTVSVGIAEYAPDRPSSGDLLENADRALYRAKASGRNTVA